AGATTTAAACACCTCGATAGCCAGTTCTGCAAAAGGCGTCTCATAGCTACCCTGCACGATGGACCGGGGATAAATAGGAAAAGACTCTGGAAACACAGACGAAAAGATTCTCATGGAACGATACATATGAATTCTTGAGGTAATTAAGATCATGTCTCTGCAATGCAGAGCCTCGATCAAGGGCAAACTCTGCTGAGCATTCCCGTAAGTTGTGCCAGATCTTTTTTCTAAAATGATATTACGTTGGTCCAAACGCCATAATAGGGCCACTGAGGAAAAATCTCCCCGGAGAGTCGCATGAGGATAGACTCCAGATATAACCAATTTCTCAAAACCCTCGCGGACGCGCCCAGCACCCCCAGTCAAGACCACGGCGCAATCTGCCGCGTGATCTTCTTCCCAACTTGTCACCGTTTGTCCAGAAATCTTAAGCGATTCTTCATAGAAGGCCCAGGCCCCTAAGCCAGAAACAAATACACCAGCAAAAAGAATTCCCCTTTGCAGTCGCACCCTCGCTCAGGACCTTTTTGCCAGAACTTCGATCTCCACACTGACTCCCTTTGGCAAACCTGATACGGCCACCGTTGATCTAGCGGGCGGCGAGGATTTAAAATACCTGCCATAGACTTCATTCACATGGGCAAAATCGCCCATATTGATCAAATAGATTGTGGTTTTTACCACATTGGAAAAATTCAAACTCGCCGCTGCTAACACGGCCTCTATGTTTTTCATCACTCTCTCTGTCTGAGCTTTTACATCTCCGGTTAACACCTCTCCTGTCGTCGGATCAATCGCAATTTGCCCGGAACAATAAAGAGTATCTCCGATTTCAACAGCTTGTGAGTAAGGCCCCACAGGTGCTGGCGCTGACTTGGTTTCAATGATACGCTTTGACATTTTTTTCCCTTCATCTTTTTGCAAGTTAAAAATAAAAGACCATTCCTGCCTTGATTGGACTATTCCCCATTGTTCGAAAACGAATTTCCTCGAAAGTGAAGTGACTCCAACTCCAGCCTCAAAAATAAATGCCAAAGAATCCAATCCGGGAAGGAAAAATTCAGAACCAAAAAATCCACTGACCTCAAATCCAGAGTTTGTTGCTCCTGCCAGTTCAACGCTCAAAATTCCCGCCCCGGCTCCCATGTAGAAATTCAAATTGTCTTCCATAAATATCACCCGATGAACTCGTGCCATAAATCCAAACCGTGAACTGTCCTTATGAGTATCGACTCCAAGTGAGGCAGACAAACCGAGATTCTGATTTGGGTAATATCTTACCGCAAGACTGGGCAGCTCCTCGGCAAACTGATCGGCATAACCAACACCAAGACGGTTGGTCAGATTCTTCGCCTGCCCTTGCAAACAACTAGCAAGGCAAACAAATAATAAGGCAATAAGTCTCATAGACTTCTTCAGAATCGCTGTCCTATCTATCATATCGGCTCCTCCCCAAGATTCATTTAGGTCCTATTAGATCCCCTAACTATTGAGTTTTTCAACAAAATTATTACTTGCCACCATTGGACAGAAGAGCTAGAAATAATCCTCAATAAATTCTTTGAAGATTCGCAAAAGTGGGCCTGTAGCTCAGTTGGGAGAGCGGAAGCATGGCATGTTTCAGGTCGCAGGTTCGATCCCTGTCAGGTCCACCAACTTCCACCTTAACGAGCATAAATTAATCTTTATTTATTTTTTGTCCAGAGATATCCAATATGACTCTACCCAGACTGTTCGCCTCCACAGGTTTT
Above is a genomic segment from Bdellovibrionales bacterium containing:
- a CDS encoding YdcF family protein, with amino-acid sequence MRLQRGILFAGVFVSGLGAWAFYEESLKISGQTVTSWEEDHAADCAVVLTGGAGRVREGFEKLVISGVYPHATLRGDFSSVALLWRLDQRNIILEKRSGTTYGNAQQSLPLIEALHCRDMILITSRIHMYRSMRIFSSVFPESFPIYPRSIVQGSYETPFAELAIEVFKSFLFALGLLKASTPHFSRSPV
- a CDS encoding RidA family protein, with the protein product MSKRIIETKSAPAPVGPYSQAVEIGDTLYCSGQIAIDPTTGEVLTGDVKAQTERVMKNIEAVLAAASLNFSNVVKTTIYLINMGDFAHVNEVYGRYFKSSPPARSTVAVSGLPKGVSVEIEVLAKRS